One stretch of Vulpes lagopus strain Blue_001 chromosome X, ASM1834538v1, whole genome shotgun sequence DNA includes these proteins:
- the BMP15 gene encoding bone morphogenetic protein 15, whose protein sequence is MVLLSILRILLWGLVLFMEYRVQMAKVGQPSNALMADSPSLPLIRELLEEAPGKQQRKPQVLGHPLRYMLELYQRSADARGHPRENRTIGATMVRLVRPLANIARPLRGPWHIKTLDFPLRPNRVAYQLVRAIVVYRHQLYLAPFHLSCHVEPWIQQSLTNHFPSSGRGSSNTSLMSKAWTEMDITQHVRQRIWNHKGRRVLQLRLMCQQQKGSEILELQWHGTSSLDTAFLLLYFNDTHKSVQKTTFHPRVLEGFIEKDSSLLRRARQAGSITSGVPSSSRDHDGPKSNQCSLHPFQVSFHQLGWDHWIIAPHLYTPNYCKGACPRVLHYGLNSPNHAIIQNLVNELVDQSVPQPSCVPYKYVPISILLVEANGSILYKEYEDMIAQSCTCR, encoded by the exons ATGGTCCTCCTCAGCATCCTTAGAATACTTCTTTGGGGACTGGTGCTTTTTATGGAATACAGGGTCCAAATGGCAAAGGTAGGGCAGCCCTCTAATGCCCTCATGGCTgactccccttccctgcccctgatTCGGGAGCTGCTAGAAGAAGCTCCTGGCAAACAGCAGAGGAAGCCACAGGTCCTTGGGCATCCTTTGCGGTACATGCTGGAGTTGTACCAGCGTTCAGCTGATGCACGTGGGCACCCTAGGGAGAACCGCACCATTGGGGCCACCATGGTGAGGCTGGTGAGACCCTTGGCAAATATAGCAAGGCCTCTCAGAG GCCCCTGGCATATAAAGACCCTGGACTTTCCTCTGAGACCAAACCGAGTAGCATACCAACTAGTCAGAGCCATTGTGGTTTACCGCCATCAACTCTACCTAGCTCCTTTCCATCTCTCCTGCCACGTGGAACCCTGGATCCAGCAAAGCCTAACCAACCACTTTCCCTCTTCAGGAAGAGGTTCCTCAAATACTTCCTTGATGTCCAAAGCTTGGACAGAGATGGATATCACACAACATGTTCGACAAAGAATCTGGAATCATAAAGGACGCAGGGTTCTACAACTCCGCCTCATGTGTCAGCAGCAAAAAGGCAGTGAGATTCTTGAACTTCAGTGGCATGGTACTTCATCCTTGGACACTGCCTTCTTGTTACTGTATTTCAATGACACTCATAAAAGTGTTCAGAAGACCACATTTCACCCCAGAGTTCTGGAGGGATTCATAGAAAAGGATTCTTCTCTTTTGCGGAGGGCCCGGCAAGCAGGCAGTATCACATCTGGGGTCCCTAGCTCCTCCAGAGACCATGATGGGCCTAAAAGTAACCAGTGTTCCCTCCACCCTTTCCAAGTCAGCTTCCATCAGTTGGGCTGGGATCATTGGATTATTGCTCCCCATCTATATACCCCAAACTACTGTAAAGGAGCCTGCCCTCGGGTACTACACTATGGTCTCAATTCCCCCAATCATGCCATCATCCAGAACCTTGTCAATGAGCTGGTAGACCAGAGTGTCCCCCAGCCATCCTGTGTTCCTTATAAGTATGTTCCCATTAGCATCCTTTTGGTTGAGGCAAATGGGAGTATCTTGTACAAGGAGTATGAGGATATGATTGCCCAGTCCTGTACATGCAGGTGA